From a region of the Pseudanabaena sp. ABRG5-3 genome:
- a CDS encoding DUF2250 domain-containing protein yields MLKELFGGKTPEQVLLYLENYEEGYGKAIADTFEISLSSVQKQLQKFEDSGLLVSRLVGKTRLYTWNPRSPFVAPVRNLLAQRLKVTPSEEIKTYYRQRRRPRKVDKTLGNTQNLIPS; encoded by the coding sequence ATGCTAAAAGAACTTTTTGGCGGTAAAACACCTGAACAGGTTTTACTATATCTCGAAAATTATGAAGAAGGCTACGGCAAAGCAATCGCCGATACCTTTGAGATATCCTTGAGTTCAGTACAGAAACAACTACAAAAATTTGAAGACTCAGGCTTATTAGTTAGTCGCTTAGTCGGCAAAACTCGCCTCTATACATGGAACCCGCGATCGCCATTTGTAGCTCCAGTTAGAAACCTATTAGCCCAACGCCTTAAAGTCACACCATCCGAAGAAATCAAAACCTACTACCGCCAACGCCGCCGACCTCGCAAAGTCGATAAAACCCTTGGAAATACACAAAACCTCATCCCTAGCTGA
- a CDS encoding type II toxin-antitoxin system VapC family toxin has protein sequence MYLLDTNICIALLKGNPQVISSFNACADECYISTINVAELYKGVYCSRRVEQNLVSLELFLKDMPIISFDLFAAKEFGKIQSELRQIGKPTGELDAMIAAVARSRHDWVVTNNTKDFINISGLGLENWII, from the coding sequence ATGTATTTACTCGACACAAACATCTGCATCGCACTACTCAAAGGCAATCCTCAAGTTATTTCGTCCTTTAATGCCTGTGCTGATGAATGCTATATTTCCACAATTAATGTTGCCGAACTTTATAAGGGAGTTTACTGCTCACGACGAGTAGAACAGAACCTTGTATCACTTGAACTTTTTCTCAAAGATATGCCAATTATCAGTTTTGATCTATTTGCAGCTAAAGAATTTGGCAAAATCCAATCAGAACTTAGACAAATCGGTAAACCCACAGGTGAATTAGATGCCATGATTGCTGCTGTAGCGAGATCGCGTCACGATTGGGTAGTTACGAACAACACAAAAGACTTTATCAATATTTCTGGCTTAGGGTTAGAAAATTGGATCATTTAG